The genomic interval ttctaacATTTGTAAAAATGGGATCAGACCATTTACACCGAAAATGGTGTCATCTACGGAAGGTTTTGGAGAGATCTGGTCCATTTTGTCGGCCGGATTTCGAACCGTCACCGGATACGTTACAATTTTTGAGTGAAAATTGTAAACTGTTGGTCATTGGAGCGGGAGGATTAGGGTGTGAACTTCTCAAGAATTTGGCCCTGATGGGTTTCAGACAGATTCATCTTATTGACATGGATACTATTGAACTGTCAAACCTCAACAGGTATATCTAGCCTAACGCAACCAGTTTCCAGaagagatattttatttttatgttgcagtgaatttgtattttattaatataaaTTGTCAGTATTTCAATCTTTGCTTTTTCAAAACAGACAATTTCTGTTTCGTCACAAAGACATTGGTGCCTCGAAAGCTGAGGTTGCGGCAAAGTTTATCAATGCTCGAGTGTCAGGATGTAACGTGATGCCACACTTTTGTAAGAtacaagaaaaagatgaagccTTCTATCGACAATTTCACATCATAATCTCTGGGCTAGATTCAATCGTTGCCAGGAGATGGATTAATGGTATGTTGATATCACTGCTCAATTACGAAGATGGAGAATTGGATCAGTCCAGTGTTATCCCGCTGGTTGACGGAGGTACAGAAGGATTTAAGGGGAACGCAAGAGTCATTTTACCTGGTTTATCAGCCTGTATCGAATGTACATTAGATCTTTATCCTCCACAGGTGAAATTCTCTAAATTTCAGTTTACACTGTTTATTCCAATTTCAGtttgatcattttcttttgtctGTTCCTTTTGGGTTACTttagttttattattcatagaaatggaaaaattcaagttttaAAAGTCTCGTGTCAATTTTTGGTATCcatggaagaaatgaaaattgatttgtCAATTGCTGTCCAACAGGTCACTTATCCGCTGTGTACAATAGCAAATACTCCACGTTTACCCGAACACTGTATCGAGTATGTGAAAGTTATTCAGTGGCCAAAAGAAAATCCATTTGACTGTCCCATTGATGGAGACGATCCACACCATATAAATTGGATCTATGAAAAGTCTAACGAAAGAGCTGTGCAGTTTAGTATACAAGGATTAACCTACAGACTTGTCCAAGGagttgtgaaaaatattattcctgCTGTTGCATCGACAAATGCAGTGATTGCTGCCACCTGTAGTACAGAAGTTTTCAAGTTAGCGACAAGTTGTTGCTCttcattgaataattacatGGTTCGTTAGATAGTCATTTACCCCACAACTCTGTGATGCGTTTACGCAAGTTTGTTATAGaacgtttattttcattccttttgaCAGGTATTGAATGATCTAGATGggatttatacgtatacatacgaagcggaaaagaagaatgatTGCTTAGCTTGTAGTCAAATCCCAAAAGAGATACGGATTTCTGATTCATCATTGAAGCTTAAGAGTTTGCTAGACATATTGTGCGAAAGGATTGACTTGCAGATGAAAAATCCAGGTGTGACGGCAAACATTGATGGGAAAAACAAAACCCTGTATATGCAGACGGTTGCAAGCATCGAGGAGAAAACGAGAGTAAATTTAAACAAATCCCTGATTGAGCTTGGTTTAAAAGATGGTTCTGAAATAATGGTGGCAGACATCACTACACCAAACACAGTTGTACTCAAGTTGAAATTTCCACCTATTGTCACAGATGTAGAAATGGCGTAACGATGAGatctttacattttatttcaaattacatACTTTTTCATATATTACATCGACACACACCGCTATATATGGTCGAGCGGCAACCACAATCGAGTTGGTCTCTTATGAGCAACTTAATCCGAGCAAACAAGAACAAACTGCTAGTGTCTTAGCAAGCTCATGTAATTACGCAAATGGCTGTTTGATATAGTCGAGACAAATTTTACGTCATATCTATAATTTACGTAATGTGCCCGtcagatgaattttcaaaatcgatgatttttctgcGTCATATTACCATTACTTTCATTCACAAGAATTCTTTTAGTTCATTCTTCATATAGACAAACTTTACTTCGATACTGTTTTATATTCTGTATTTTGTGTAcgtattttgacgaaaattgtgagTTGTAGTTGCTACCGCAAGAACTGCAGCATGAAGCAATTGAAACAAAGTTAATAAATGTAAATTGGTTTAATTTCTGTCAGCGTTTCTTCTGCGCATGTAACATATTCTCGCCTTTtttgcgtcattttttttacttcatcaaCTCACAATATTGCGGTGTAGTCTTCTGATCTTTGCtgctttttttcgtccacttgaatttaattatcatCCAAATGATAtcgaaggaaaataaagaaaagcgAGTGCAGTAGTCATGTCGTTTCATTCTATTTGCTTGGCACAGGTATTTTCCAACTTCAAAATACATGCAGTGGAGCATCCTTACTACTTAGGGCAAACGCATTCTTTAAGAAATACCGGATAAACAAATATgttcaaaattaaaatcagtCGTGAATTTCACCATGTAAAGATGTAAAATTGTATTTCAACAAGTCACAAAATTTATGACCTGCAACAACATAGTTTGTGTTAAGAAGAATCTTAAGCTGTGGAAAGACAGAGCACGTCACCGTAGGGTACCTTTGTTTCACAAGTACACTCCGACAATCCATATTCATAATtcgagtagaaaaaatatctataacATAGACACATTATCTATCATCCTTATATAAAACTATTAGTCATTAGATAATGTtaa from Athalia rosae chromosome 6, iyAthRosa1.1, whole genome shotgun sequence carries:
- the LOC105693228 gene encoding NEDD8-activating enzyme E1 catalytic subunit, whose translation is MGSDHLHRKWCHLRKVLERSGPFCRPDFEPSPDTLQFLSENCKLLVIGAGGLGCELLKNLALMGFRQIHLIDMDTIELSNLNRQFLFRHKDIGASKAEVAAKFINARVSGCNVMPHFCKIQEKDEAFYRQFHIIISGLDSIVARRWINGMLISLLNYEDGELDQSSVIPLVDGGTEGFKGNARVILPGLSACIECTLDLYPPQVTYPLCTIANTPRLPEHCIEYVKVIQWPKENPFDCPIDGDDPHHINWIYEKSNERAVQFSIQGLTYRLVQGVVKNIIPAVASTNAVIAATCSTEVFKLATSCCSSLNNYMVLNDLDGIYTYTYEAEKKNDCLACSQIPKEIRISDSSLKLKSLLDILCERIDLQMKNPGVTANIDGKNKTLYMQTVASIEEKTRVNLNKSLIELGLKDGSEIMVADITTPNTVVLKLKFPPIVTDVEMA